In the Colletotrichum higginsianum IMI 349063 chromosome 7 map unlocalized unitig_7, whole genome shotgun sequence genome, one interval contains:
- a CDS encoding Acetyl-coenzyme A synthetase codes for MTEAAEPQRAPVVAEAHLVDTFHPPQKMLDISPDPSLPQIQPWSLADRSCPPFAAAAGLEDYQKLYKQSITDPKAFWGTQARELLSWFSDFQTVYSGSLEGGDSSWFVEGQLNACYNCVDRHAFKDPNRVAIIYEADEPGDGRNVTYGELLREVSRTAWVLKQMGVRKGDTVAIYLPMIPEAIIALLACVRIGAVHSVVFAGFSADSLRDRVIDGNSKVVITTDEGKRGGKLIGTKKIVDDALKQCPDVSHVLVYKRTGADVPMTKSRDWWWHEEVEKWPAYFPPERVNSEDPLFLLYTSGSTGKPKGVMHTTGGYLVGAAATGKYVFDIHDGDRYFCGGDVGWITGHTYVVYAPLLLGVTTVVFEGTPAYPNFSRYWDIIANHKVTQFYVAPTALRLLKRAGDQHVKGDMKHLRVLGSVGEPIAAEVWKWYFEVVGKEEAHIVDTYWQTETGSNVITPLAGVTPTKPGSASLPFFGIEPAIIDPVSGEEIHGNDVEGVLAFKQAWPSMARTVWGAHKRYMDTYLNVYKGYYFTGDGAGRDHEGFYWIRGRVDDVVNVSGHRLSTAEIEAALIEHHSIAEAAVVGVADELTGQAVNAFVALKDGNEASDALRKEFIMQVRKSIGPFAAPKAVHIVPDLPKTRSGKIMRRILRKILAGEEDQLGDVTTLSDPSIVEKIITIVHEEKKK; via the exons ATGACCGAAGCTGCAGAGCCACAAAGGGCCCCTGTGGTCGCTGAGGCCCACCTTGTTGATACCTTCC ACCCCCCCCAGAAGATGCTTGACA TAAGTCCTGACCCCTCTTTACCCCAAATCCAACCATGGTCATTGGCTGACCGGAGCTGCCCCCCTttcgctgctgctgcaggtcTCGAGGACTACCAGAAGCTGTACAAGCAATCCATCACCGACCCCAAGGCCTTCTGGGGCACTCAGGCACGCGAGCTTCTGTCGTGGTTCAGCGACTTCCAGACCGTCTACTCGGGTTCCTTGGAGGGCGGCGACAGTTCCTGGTTTGTCGAGGGCCAGCTCAACGCCTGTTACAACTGTGTCGACCGTCATGCCTTCAAGGACCCCAACCGCGTCGCCATCATCtacgaggccgacgagcccGGCGATGGCCGCAATGTCACCTACGGCGAGCTCCTGCGAGAGGTCTCGCGGACCGCCTGGGTTCTGAAGCAGATGGGTGTGCGCAAGGGCGACACCGTCGCCATCTACCTGCCCATGATTcccgaggccatcatcgccctgCTTGCCTGCGTCCGTATCGGCGCTGTCCACTCCGTCGTCTTTGCCGGCTTCTCCGCCGATTCCCTCCGCGACCGTGTCATCGACGGCAACTCCAAGGTCGTCATCACCACCGACGAGGGCAAGCGTGGCGGCAAGTTGATTGGCACCAAGAAgatcgtcgacgatgccctGAAGCAGTGCCCCGACGTCTCCCACGTCCTGGTCTACAAGCGCACCGGTGCCGATGTGCCTATGACCAAAAGCCGTGATTGGTGGTGGcacgaggaggtcgagaagTGGCCTGCCTACTTCCCCCCCGAGCGTGTCAACTCCGAGGACCCCTTGTTCCTCCTCTACACCTCCGGCTCTACCGGTAAGCCCAAAGGTGTCATGCACACCACCGGAGGCTACCtggtcggcgccgccgccaccggcaaGTACGTTTTCGACATCCACGACGGCGACCGCTACTTTTGTGGTGGTGACGTTGGCTGGATTACCGGTCACACCTACGTTGTCTACGCCCCTCTGCTGCTCGGTGTGACGACTGTCGTCTTCGAGGGCACACCCGCCTACCCCAACTTCTCAAGATACTGGGACATTATCGCGAACCACAAAGTCACCCAGTTCTACGTCGCCCCTACCGCTCTTCGCCTGTTGAAGCGTGCTGGTGACCAGCATGTTAAGGGTGACATGAAGCACCTCAGAGTGCTCGGCTCCGTCGGTGAGCCTATCGCCGCTGAGGTATGGAAGTGGTACTTTGAGGTCGTtggcaaggaggaggcccaCATTGTAGAC ACATACTGGCAGACCGAGACCGGCTCTAACGTCATCACCCCTCTGGCTGGTGTTACCCCCACCAAACCCGGTAGTGCTTCGCTGCCCTTCTTCGGCATTGAGCCCGCCATTATCGACCCCGTATCTGGCGAAGAGATTCACGGCAACGACGTCGAAGGTGTCCTGGCTTTCAAGCAGGCCTGGCCCAGCATGGCCCGCACCGTCTGGGGTGCCCACAAGCGTTACATGGACACATACTTGAATGTGTACAAGGGCTACTAC TTCACCGGTGACGGTGCCGGTCGTGACCACGAGGGCTTCTACTGGATCCGTggccgcgtcgacgacgtcgtcaacgTCTCCGGCCACCGTCTCTCTacggccgagatcgaggccgcgCTCATCGAGCATCactccatcgccgaggccgccgtcgttggtgtcgccgacgagcttaccggccaggccgtcaaCGCCTTCGTTGCTctcaaggacggcaacgAGGCCTCAGATGCGCTCCGCAAGGAGTTCATCATGCAGGTGCGCAAGAGCATCGGTCCTTTTGCGGCGCCCAAGGCCGTCCACATCGTGCCCGATCTGCCCAAGACCCGCTCCGGCAAGATCATGCGTAGAATCCTGCGTAAGATCCTGGCAGGCGAGGAGGACCAGCTTGGTGACGTGACAACC CTTTCGGATCCTTCCATTGTCGAAAAAATCATCACCATCGTCcacgaggagaagaagaaataa